One Burkholderia pyrrocinia DNA segment encodes these proteins:
- a CDS encoding DUF1254 domain-containing protein, producing the protein MIENQRESVSLRRACASLAIAALLAGCASQPDAIQRKTGWMRAEVADSYIYAYPLVLMDVAKDAATGGDGAQPGQAPLNTLRHAQALPPVGAVNPPLPGVDTLDSTGWLDVAAEPVIVTLPDTRGRYWDARALDMWTNVLWSSSSVPARGARGGARSQTIAFAAKDWQGTLPKGVQRVDVPSGNAWLEVRLQTSGGRDLTNVKKLQRAIRVVPLSVYTGAARGASVAVHAGSAPSEAVGGGTPAEQVAALDPKAFFARFAQALQDNPAPADDAHAQELLGDIGVSAGYPVLWTGDRLTAATAGVAEARARLAAPPSNLLNANGWSWIGDTAGKYGQDYALRAYAAYSQFGTATRDDETLAVVRVDSDGHPLNGANRYVLHFAPGALPPARAFWTLTPYETNGALPDLGAARRSLGDRDRLRRNHDGSIDVVVSASPGGTHAGNWLPAPRTDFALALRLYAPKPQASDGSWMPPVVVRK; encoded by the coding sequence ATGATTGAAAACCAGCGGGAATCAGTTTCTCTGCGGCGCGCGTGCGCGTCGCTGGCCATTGCGGCGTTGCTTGCGGGATGCGCGTCGCAACCGGACGCGATCCAGCGGAAAACCGGCTGGATGCGCGCGGAAGTCGCCGACTCCTATATCTATGCGTATCCGCTCGTGCTGATGGACGTCGCGAAGGACGCGGCGACGGGCGGCGACGGCGCGCAGCCGGGGCAGGCGCCGCTCAACACGCTGCGCCACGCGCAGGCGCTGCCGCCCGTCGGCGCGGTCAATCCGCCGCTGCCGGGCGTCGACACGCTCGACTCGACCGGCTGGCTCGACGTCGCCGCCGAACCCGTGATCGTCACGCTGCCGGACACGCGCGGCCGCTACTGGGATGCGCGTGCGCTCGACATGTGGACGAATGTGCTGTGGTCGTCGTCGAGCGTGCCGGCACGCGGCGCCCGTGGCGGCGCGCGATCGCAAACGATTGCCTTTGCCGCGAAGGACTGGCAGGGCACGCTGCCGAAGGGCGTGCAGCGCGTCGACGTGCCGTCGGGCAATGCCTGGCTCGAAGTGCGGCTGCAGACGAGCGGCGGGCGCGACCTGACGAACGTGAAGAAGCTGCAGCGCGCGATCCGCGTGGTGCCGCTGTCCGTTTACACGGGCGCCGCGCGCGGCGCGTCGGTCGCGGTCCATGCGGGCAGCGCGCCGTCCGAAGCGGTGGGCGGCGGCACGCCGGCCGAGCAGGTGGCCGCGCTCGACCCGAAGGCGTTCTTCGCGCGCTTCGCGCAGGCGCTGCAGGACAACCCGGCGCCGGCCGACGACGCGCACGCGCAGGAATTGCTCGGCGACATCGGCGTGTCGGCCGGCTACCCGGTGCTGTGGACGGGCGACCGCCTCACGGCCGCGACGGCCGGCGTCGCCGAGGCGCGCGCGCGGCTCGCGGCGCCGCCGTCGAACCTGCTGAACGCGAACGGCTGGAGCTGGATCGGCGACACGGCCGGCAAGTACGGCCAGGATTACGCGCTGCGCGCGTATGCGGCCTACTCGCAGTTCGGCACCGCGACGCGCGACGACGAGACGCTCGCGGTCGTCCGCGTGGACAGCGACGGCCATCCGCTGAACGGCGCGAACCGCTACGTGCTGCATTTCGCGCCGGGCGCGCTGCCGCCGGCGCGCGCGTTCTGGACGCTCACGCCGTACGAGACGAACGGCGCGCTGCCCGACCTCGGGGCAGCCCGCCGCTCGCTTGGCGATCGCGACCGGCTGCGCCGCAACCACGACGGCTCGATCGACGTCGTCGTGTCGGCGTCGCCGGGCGGCACGCATGCCGGCAACTGGCTGCCGGCGCCGCGCACCGACTTCGCGCTCGCGTTGCGCCTGTACGCGCCGAAGCCGCAGGCGAGCGACGGGTCGTGGATGCCGCCCGTCGTCGTCCGCAAATGA
- a CDS encoding PaaI family thioesterase — protein MTDITDHARGALRAQPFSMLLGTELMHIGDNEVSLCLHVRDELRQQHGFVHGGVISYLADNALTFAGALVLGPRVITAEYKINYLRPAVNGTLVARAKLVYAGRHQATCQCHVFVIDGDHERLVAIAQGTINRVGDGKVPDMPEETA, from the coding sequence ATGACCGACATCACGGACCACGCGCGCGGCGCATTGCGCGCGCAACCGTTCAGCATGCTGCTGGGCACGGAGCTGATGCATATCGGCGACAACGAGGTGTCGCTGTGCCTGCACGTGCGCGACGAACTGCGGCAGCAGCACGGTTTCGTGCACGGCGGCGTCATCAGCTATCTCGCCGACAACGCGCTGACATTCGCCGGCGCGCTCGTGCTCGGCCCGCGCGTGATCACGGCCGAATACAAGATCAACTACCTGCGGCCGGCCGTGAACGGCACGCTCGTCGCCCGCGCGAAGCTCGTCTATGCGGGCCGGCACCAGGCGACCTGCCAGTGTCATGTGTTCGTCATCGACGGCGATCACGAGCGGCTCGTCGCGATCGCGCAAGGCACGATCAATCGCGTCGGCGACGGCAAGGTGCCGGATATGCCGGAGGAAACCGCCTGA
- a CDS encoding flagellar hook-length control protein FliK, giving the protein MTESVSTPRSRSRSRFNRSSARSRQRSAAAAGSTSARATSRPGDAPRDELTFDLFGDPVLEPGERVQVTGRDEAVAEADAAAGVADDAAAGRQASLDGFSAPEGASVVGQAEADTAVKPEVAVEVDSVSAPEGGDAGSEDGVSAADGVAVKAVDVPATDGAATKAADVRVADGATVTATGLQAADGAVVEAADRQAADGEVAKAAVEAATGDAAVKSREGRSRGDAVKERRSSSGTKRRATAGAIDATAVQSAPAATSVDKALDANGSNPVLDAALTVKPQAPAQPAEPAESAIAANPANPGDAAPTNASPLPVTQPVASAASFVTKPSSERAQPVAPAFDPDTHLRPLTDRLAALQADVDGLTRTADREMRRVNRLLLALAVVVLAGLVALVLQTRQIAHLKQDAANKQQRIDRLAADLSTQQATLTTLEEHHEALLSQVDRLQRNANREAAVAKRARRTR; this is encoded by the coding sequence ATGACCGAATCCGTTTCCACGCCTCGCTCCCGTTCCCGTTCCCGTTTCAATCGTTCGTCGGCCCGTTCCCGCCAGCGCTCGGCGGCTGCCGCGGGCAGCACGTCCGCGAGGGCGACGTCGCGGCCCGGCGATGCGCCGCGGGACGAACTGACGTTCGACCTGTTCGGCGATCCGGTACTCGAGCCGGGCGAGCGGGTGCAGGTCACGGGGCGCGACGAAGCGGTTGCGGAAGCCGACGCGGCGGCCGGCGTCGCGGACGATGCGGCCGCCGGGCGGCAGGCCTCGCTGGACGGATTCAGCGCGCCGGAGGGTGCGAGTGTCGTGGGACAGGCGGAAGCTGATACTGCGGTGAAGCCGGAAGTGGCGGTGGAGGTCGACAGTGTTTCGGCGCCTGAAGGTGGTGATGCCGGGAGCGAAGACGGTGTGTCTGCGGCTGATGGTGTTGCAGTGAAGGCGGTCGATGTGCCTGCGACCGACGGCGCTGCAACGAAGGCGGCCGATGTGCGTGTGGCCGATGGCGCCACCGTAACGGCAACCGGGCTGCAAGCGGCAGATGGCGCCGTGGTGGAGGCGGCCGATCGGCAAGCGGCTGATGGCGAAGTCGCGAAGGCTGCTGTCGAAGCGGCGACCGGCGACGCGGCCGTCAAATCCCGCGAAGGGCGATCTCGCGGCGACGCAGTGAAAGAGCGCCGTTCCTCGTCGGGCACCAAACGCCGGGCGACTGCCGGTGCAATCGACGCGACGGCGGTGCAATCTGCGCCGGCTGCGACGAGCGTCGACAAGGCGCTGGACGCGAACGGATCGAATCCGGTGCTGGATGCCGCTTTGACAGTCAAGCCGCAGGCGCCGGCACAACCGGCTGAGCCGGCTGAGTCGGCGATCGCCGCGAACCCCGCGAACCCCGGTGACGCTGCCCCGACCAACGCCTCGCCGTTGCCGGTCACGCAGCCGGTGGCTTCCGCCGCGTCGTTCGTGACGAAGCCGTCGTCGGAACGCGCGCAACCGGTCGCGCCGGCCTTCGATCCGGACACGCACCTGCGCCCGCTGACCGACCGGCTCGCCGCGCTGCAGGCCGACGTGGACGGTCTGACGCGCACGGCCGATCGCGAGATGCGCCGCGTCAACCGCCTGCTGCTGGCGCTGGCCGTCGTCGTGCTGGCAGGGCTCGTCGCGCTGGTGCTGCAAACGCGGCAGATCGCACACCTGAAGCAGGACGCGGCCAACAAGCAGCAGCGGATCGATCGCCTGGCGGCCGATCTGTCGACGCAGCAGGCGACGCTGACGACGCTCGAGGAGCACCACGAAGCGCTCCTGTCGCAGGTCGACCGGCTTCAGCGCAATGCGAACCGCGAGGCGGCCGTCGCCAAGCGTGCCCGCCGCACGCGCTGA
- a CDS encoding GNAT family N-acetyltransferase — translation MLQMRPMTAGEFHAYRTRAIDGYARDLVSSGQNAVEDAADRARACFDTLLPDGLRTSGQILVVLIDGTSGDAVGDLWYAIVPEGPNRTLFIYDLDIVPSRRRQGWATRALDALDAEARGYGITEIGLSVFNHNTAARALYRACGFAPITTTLIKPVIPG, via the coding sequence ATGCTCCAGATGCGGCCGATGACGGCCGGCGAATTCCACGCGTACCGCACGCGAGCCATCGACGGCTATGCGCGCGATCTCGTTTCATCCGGACAAAACGCTGTCGAAGACGCGGCCGATCGTGCGCGCGCCTGTTTCGACACGCTGCTGCCGGACGGCCTGCGGACATCCGGCCAGATACTCGTCGTGCTCATCGACGGCACCAGCGGCGATGCGGTGGGCGACCTCTGGTACGCGATCGTGCCCGAAGGGCCGAACCGCACGCTGTTCATCTACGACCTCGATATCGTCCCGTCCCGGCGCCGCCAGGGCTGGGCCACGCGCGCGCTCGATGCGCTCGACGCCGAGGCGCGCGGGTATGGCATCACCGAGATCGGGTTGTCGGTGTTCAATCACAACACGGCGGCCCGCGCGCTGTATCGTGCGTGCGGCTTCGCGCCGATCACGACGACGTTGATCAAGCCTGTTATCCCGGGCTGA
- a CDS encoding type II toxin-antitoxin system HicB family antitoxin produces MTQDHFTYRVTWSPEDGEHVGLCAEFPSLSWLDETPEGALAGIRRLVADVVRDMAANGEKVPEPIADRTYSGEFKVRIPPQAHRALVIQAAEQGVSLNRLASAKLCA; encoded by the coding sequence ATGACCCAAGACCACTTTACGTACCGCGTAACGTGGTCCCCGGAGGACGGGGAGCACGTCGGCCTCTGCGCGGAGTTCCCGTCTCTTTCATGGCTCGACGAAACGCCGGAAGGCGCACTGGCCGGCATTCGCCGGCTCGTCGCCGATGTCGTGCGCGACATGGCCGCGAACGGGGAGAAGGTGCCCGAGCCGATCGCCGACCGAACCTACAGCGGTGAATTCAAAGTCCGCATCCCTCCGCAGGCGCACCGCGCGCTGGTGATCCAGGCCGCCGAACAAGGCGTCAGCCTGAATCGTCTCGCGAGCGCCAAGCTCTGCGCCTGA
- a CDS encoding MgtC/SapB family protein, which yields MLSNLELVMRLVLAAALGSVIGFERERLSWAAGLRTHMLVCVGSTLIMIVSAFGFADVLGSSEHIVLDPSRIAAQVVSGIGFLGAGSILLRGEIVRGLTTAASLWSVAAIGLAVGGGLYVASISATIIILIILAGIKPLERRYFTVRQRRQLALTVVSGALTFDSLHAALGPDSARVKQFIAQRADDTGEHDEVRIALARVSELEYRAICDKLRGLPGVTRFEEGSGLSGDE from the coding sequence ATGCTCAGCAATCTGGAACTCGTGATGCGGCTCGTTCTCGCGGCCGCGCTCGGCAGCGTCATCGGCTTCGAGCGCGAGCGCCTGTCGTGGGCGGCCGGCCTGCGCACGCACATGCTCGTGTGTGTCGGCTCGACGCTGATCATGATCGTATCGGCGTTCGGTTTCGCCGACGTGCTCGGCAGCAGCGAGCACATCGTGCTCGATCCGTCGCGGATCGCCGCGCAGGTCGTGTCGGGCATCGGCTTCCTCGGTGCGGGCTCGATCCTGCTGCGCGGCGAGATCGTGCGCGGGCTGACGACGGCCGCGAGCCTGTGGTCGGTCGCCGCGATCGGCCTTGCGGTGGGCGGCGGGCTCTATGTCGCGTCGATTTCGGCGACGATCATCATCCTGATCATCCTGGCCGGCATCAAGCCGCTGGAGCGGCGCTACTTCACGGTGCGCCAGCGGCGCCAGCTCGCGCTGACGGTGGTGAGTGGTGCGCTGACGTTCGATTCGCTGCACGCGGCGCTCGGCCCCGACAGCGCGCGCGTGAAGCAGTTCATCGCGCAGCGCGCCGACGACACCGGAGAGCACGACGAGGTGCGCATCGCGCTCGCGCGGGTGTCGGAACTCGAATACCGGGCGATCTGCGACAAGCTGCGCGGGCTGCCGGGCGTCACGCGTTTCGAGGAAGGGAGCGGGCTGTCGGGCGACGAATAG
- a CDS encoding methyl-accepting chemotaxis protein, whose amino-acid sequence MFGKIKLASGLLGVLTVFCLFLFAIEALGFWALASTRSGVDDLSNVAIAQVDAANQATEQLLDARINLSRAGTRMVRGGPKPGDIIRHAGASLAEADKAFAALTAAQPVDDTNRARVAALAGRYRALRGALGELVQFLDADNIQAFLDQPTQGIQDAYIAELHRFAEYGSASSRTALDTIDGGMLWFKSVGIALLAAMLAASAAIYAAARRAVVAPLDEAGRHFEQIAQGRLDEAVRAGGVFEIDRMLRGLAAMQTSIAGTVRTVRHASDAIHLGAGEIAGGNADLSARTGTQAASLEETAASMEELTATVRQNTDSARAASALADAALEATSHGGGVVDSVIDRMRGIAQSSGRIAEIISVIDGIAFQTNILALNAAVEAARAGEQGRGFAVVAGEVRSLAQRSAQSAKEIKALIEDSVAQINGGAELVERAGDAMRTVSASITRVVQTMSEITAASVEQSVGIEQVNQAVTQMDQLTQQNAALVEEVAAAAASLNDQTAHLMQAVSVFELGDARAARGERAAPSFADAGYEPAGSAA is encoded by the coding sequence ATGTTCGGAAAAATCAAGCTCGCGTCGGGTCTGCTCGGCGTGTTGACCGTGTTCTGCCTCTTTCTGTTTGCGATCGAAGCGCTCGGCTTCTGGGCGCTCGCGTCGACGCGCAGCGGCGTCGACGATCTGTCGAACGTCGCGATCGCGCAGGTCGACGCGGCCAACCAGGCGACCGAGCAACTGCTCGACGCGCGCATCAACCTGTCGCGCGCCGGCACGCGGATGGTGCGCGGCGGCCCGAAGCCGGGGGACATCATCCGCCATGCCGGCGCTTCGCTTGCCGAAGCGGACAAGGCGTTTGCCGCGCTGACGGCCGCGCAGCCGGTCGACGACACGAACCGCGCACGCGTCGCGGCGCTCGCCGGGCGCTATCGCGCGCTGCGCGGCGCGCTTGGCGAACTCGTGCAGTTCCTCGACGCCGACAACATCCAGGCCTTCCTCGACCAGCCGACGCAAGGCATCCAGGATGCCTACATCGCCGAGCTGCATCGCTTCGCCGAATACGGCAGTGCATCGAGCCGCACGGCACTCGACACGATAGACGGCGGCATGCTCTGGTTCAAGTCGGTCGGCATCGCGCTGCTGGCGGCGATGCTCGCGGCGAGCGCGGCGATCTACGCGGCCGCGCGGCGCGCGGTCGTCGCGCCGCTGGACGAGGCCGGCCGCCATTTCGAGCAGATCGCGCAGGGCCGGCTCGACGAAGCCGTGCGGGCGGGCGGCGTATTCGAGATCGACCGGATGCTGCGCGGCCTCGCCGCGATGCAGACGAGCATCGCGGGCACCGTGCGCACGGTGCGCCACGCGTCCGATGCGATCCACCTCGGCGCGGGCGAGATCGCGGGCGGCAACGCCGACCTGTCGGCGCGCACGGGCACGCAGGCCGCATCGCTCGAGGAAACGGCCGCGAGCATGGAGGAATTGACCGCGACCGTCCGGCAGAACACCGACAGCGCACGCGCGGCCAGCGCGCTGGCCGACGCGGCGCTTGAAGCGACGAGCCACGGCGGCGGTGTGGTCGACAGCGTGATCGACCGGATGCGCGGCATCGCGCAGAGCTCGGGGCGGATCGCGGAGATCATCTCGGTGATCGACGGCATCGCGTTCCAGACCAACATCCTCGCGCTGAACGCGGCGGTCGAGGCCGCGCGGGCCGGCGAACAGGGGCGCGGCTTCGCGGTCGTCGCGGGCGAAGTGCGCTCGCTCGCGCAGCGCAGCGCGCAATCGGCGAAGGAGATCAAGGCGCTGATCGAGGATTCGGTCGCGCAGATCAACGGCGGTGCGGAACTGGTCGAGCGCGCCGGCGACGCGATGCGGACGGTGTCGGCGTCGATCACGCGCGTCGTGCAGACGATGTCCGAGATCACGGCCGCGTCGGTCGAGCAGAGCGTCGGGATCGAGCAGGTGAACCAGGCCGTCACGCAGATGGATCAACTGACGCAGCAGAACGCGGCGCTGGTGGAGGAAGTCGCGGCGGCGGCCGCGTCGCTGAACGACCAGACCGCGCACCTGATGCAGGCGGTGTCGGTGTTCGAACTCGGCGATGCGCGCGCCGCACGTGGCGAACGCGCGGCGCCGTCGTTCGCCGACGCGGGTTACGAACCGGCCGGCAGCGCCGCGTAG
- a CDS encoding heavy metal translocating P-type ATPase gives MTEPLASAALQTIELTVDGMHCGGCTGRVQRALAAVPGVVDAAVDLDARTATVTAQETVEPGQLVDAVGEIGYRAVVRDAAVEAVAAVPAAHALREETPPVPAAALPAATATIELDIDGMTCASCVSRVEKALAKVPGVTRASVNLATERATVDAAADVSASQLTDAVKQAGYGATPVADAVATRPAESAASTDLGLELDIGGMTCASCAGRVEKALAAVPGVARASVNLATERASVHGAGALDAATLIAAVTTAGYRASLAVAPSAGAMAGADAQPASPAQDPDARKRREAVRERNLVIWSAVLSAPLVAPMLVAPFGIDLMLPGWLQLVLASIVQFGFGARFYRAAWHAVKARAGNMDLLVALGTSAAYGLSLWMLLRDPAHPGHLYFEASAVIVTLVRFGKWLESRAKRQTTEAIRALNALRPDRARVVEHGIERDVPLSQVRVGTNVGIRPGERVPVDGRIVSGRSHIDESLITGESLPVPKDDGDAVTAGSINGEGALVVETTAIGAETTLARIIRLVESAQAEKAPIQRLVDRVSEVFVPAILGIALLTLVGWLIAGAGTETAILNAVAVLVIACPCALGLATPAAIMAGTGVAARHGVLIKDAQALELAQRATVIAFDKTGTLTEGKPSVTAFEAVGVPRDEALALAAAVQRQSDHPLARAVVAAHDADVSARGAGAPSAVAADARAVAGRGVEARVGGQLLALGSTRWRDELGIAVSPALDARAAELERAGNTISWLMRADAPRALVALIAFGDTVKPGARDAIAALSARGVASVLVTGDNHGSAAAVAASLGIGEVHAQVLPDDKARVVVELKRTHGGIVAMVGDGINDAPALAAADVGIAMSTGTDVAMHTAGITLMRGDPALVADAIDISKRTYRKIQQNLFWAFVYNLVGVPLAALGLLNPVIAGAAMAFSSVSVVTNALLLRRWKGRAR, from the coding sequence ATGACTGAACCACTTGCCTCCGCCGCGCTGCAAACGATCGAACTGACCGTCGACGGCATGCATTGCGGCGGCTGCACGGGCCGCGTGCAGCGCGCGCTGGCCGCCGTGCCGGGCGTCGTCGACGCGGCGGTCGATCTCGACGCGCGCACGGCGACGGTGACCGCGCAGGAAACGGTCGAGCCCGGCCAGCTCGTCGACGCGGTCGGCGAGATCGGCTACCGCGCGGTGGTGCGTGACGCGGCGGTTGAAGCCGTCGCGGCCGTGCCTGCGGCACACGCGCTGCGCGAAGAAACGCCGCCCGTGCCGGCGGCGGCGTTGCCTGCAGCCACGGCCACGATCGAACTCGATATCGACGGAATGACCTGCGCGTCGTGCGTATCGCGCGTCGAAAAGGCGCTCGCGAAGGTGCCGGGCGTCACGCGTGCGTCGGTCAATCTCGCGACCGAACGCGCCACGGTTGACGCTGCGGCAGACGTTTCCGCGTCGCAACTGACGGACGCCGTGAAGCAGGCCGGCTATGGCGCGACGCCGGTCGCCGACGCCGTCGCCACGCGGCCGGCAGAATCCGCCGCCTCCACCGATCTCGGTCTCGAACTCGATATCGGCGGCATGACCTGCGCGTCCTGCGCCGGCCGCGTCGAAAAAGCGCTGGCCGCCGTGCCGGGCGTCGCGCGCGCGTCGGTCAATCTCGCGACCGAGCGCGCATCGGTGCACGGCGCCGGCGCACTCGACGCCGCCACGCTGATCGCGGCGGTCACCACGGCCGGCTACCGCGCGTCGCTCGCCGTCGCGCCGTCGGCCGGCGCAATGGCCGGCGCCGACGCGCAACCGGCCAGCCCTGCGCAGGATCCCGACGCCCGCAAGCGCCGCGAAGCGGTTCGCGAACGCAATCTCGTGATCTGGTCGGCGGTGCTGAGCGCGCCGCTCGTCGCGCCGATGCTCGTCGCACCGTTCGGCATCGACCTGATGCTGCCCGGCTGGCTCCAGCTCGTGCTCGCGTCGATCGTGCAGTTCGGCTTCGGCGCGCGCTTCTACCGTGCGGCCTGGCATGCGGTGAAGGCGCGCGCCGGCAACATGGACCTGCTGGTCGCGCTCGGCACGTCGGCCGCGTACGGGCTGAGCCTGTGGATGCTGCTGCGCGATCCCGCGCATCCCGGCCACCTGTATTTCGAGGCGTCGGCCGTCATCGTCACGCTCGTGCGCTTCGGCAAATGGCTCGAATCGCGCGCGAAGCGCCAGACCACCGAGGCGATCCGCGCACTGAACGCGCTGCGGCCCGACCGTGCGCGCGTCGTCGAGCACGGCATCGAACGCGACGTACCGCTGTCGCAGGTGCGCGTCGGCACGAACGTCGGCATCCGCCCCGGCGAGCGCGTGCCCGTCGACGGCCGGATCGTGTCGGGCCGTTCGCACATCGACGAATCGCTGATCACCGGCGAAAGCCTGCCCGTGCCGAAGGACGACGGCGATGCCGTCACGGCCGGCTCGATCAACGGCGAAGGCGCGCTCGTCGTCGAAACCACCGCGATCGGCGCGGAGACGACGCTCGCGCGCATCATCCGCCTCGTCGAATCCGCGCAGGCCGAGAAGGCGCCGATCCAGCGGCTCGTCGATCGTGTCAGCGAAGTGTTCGTGCCGGCGATCCTCGGGATCGCGCTGCTGACGCTGGTCGGCTGGCTGATCGCCGGCGCCGGGACGGAAACCGCGATCCTCAACGCGGTCGCGGTGCTCGTCATCGCGTGCCCGTGCGCGCTCGGCCTCGCGACGCCCGCCGCGATCATGGCCGGCACGGGCGTCGCGGCCCGGCACGGCGTGCTGATCAAGGACGCGCAGGCGCTCGAACTCGCGCAGCGCGCCACCGTGATCGCGTTCGACAAGACCGGCACGCTGACCGAAGGCAAGCCGTCCGTGACGGCGTTCGAAGCGGTCGGCGTGCCGCGCGACGAAGCGCTCGCGCTCGCGGCGGCGGTGCAGCGTCAGAGCGACCATCCGCTCGCACGCGCCGTGGTCGCCGCGCACGACGCGGACGTGTCCGCGCGCGGTGCTGGCGCGCCGTCGGCCGTCGCGGCCGATGCGCGCGCGGTGGCCGGACGCGGCGTGGAAGCGCGCGTCGGCGGGCAGTTGCTCGCGCTCGGCAGCACGCGCTGGCGCGACGAGCTCGGCATCGCGGTGTCGCCGGCGCTCGACGCTCGCGCGGCGGAACTCGAACGCGCGGGCAACACGATTTCGTGGCTGATGCGCGCCGATGCGCCACGCGCGTTGGTCGCGCTGATCGCGTTCGGCGACACGGTGAAGCCGGGCGCCCGCGACGCGATCGCGGCGCTGTCGGCGCGCGGCGTCGCGAGCGTGCTCGTGACGGGCGACAACCACGGCAGCGCGGCGGCCGTCGCGGCGTCGCTCGGCATCGGCGAAGTGCATGCGCAGGTGCTGCCCGACGACAAGGCGCGCGTCGTCGTCGAACTGAAGCGTACGCACGGCGGGATCGTCGCGATGGTCGGCGACGGGATCAACGATGCGCCCGCGCTCGCCGCGGCCGATGTCGGCATCGCGATGTCGACCGGCACGGACGTCGCGATGCACACGGCCGGCATCACGCTGATGCGCGGCGATCCGGCGCTCGTCGCCGATGCGATCGACATCTCCAAGCGCACGTACCGGAAGATCCAGCAGAACCTGTTCTGGGCGTTCGTCTACAACCTGGTCGGCGTGCCGCTCGCGGCGCTCGGCTTGCTGAACCCGGTGATCGCGGGCGCGGCGATGGCGTTTTCCAGCGTCAGCGTCGTGACCAACGCGCTGCTGCTGCGGAGATGGAAAGGCCGCGCGCGCTGA
- a CDS encoding AGE family epimerase/isomerase: MSVSDSASAQAAQLRHHFAHVVLPIWRGSGFDHTLRLPFEAVDPATHAPLPATRYRAMACARQLFVFAQAGDATHAATLFDALCSRFRDTRHGGWIYSVDAQGAPLDTTKDLYTHAFIVFACAAWHAASGDAAARTVAEETASLIQDRFAPRPGDALLDAARHADFSSSGSGALQNPLMHLTEAWLAAADAFGDTAFDDALARTAQAVERTFVDTATGCVAELPLGAADNRFEPGHQFEWFYLVDAAGARLAQTGLPGALSRAFAFAEQYGVDAQTGGVCAALDAQGACIDGTQRIWAQTEYLRALATHGGTPASAPLAQQIGRFAARFLHPRGWFECKTADGQVSRADMPSTTPYHLATAYAALPAGS; encoded by the coding sequence ATGTCCGTTTCCGACTCTGCTTCCGCCCAGGCCGCCCAGCTGCGCCACCATTTCGCGCACGTCGTCTTGCCGATCTGGCGAGGTTCAGGGTTCGACCACACCTTGCGGCTGCCGTTCGAGGCCGTCGATCCGGCCACCCACGCGCCGCTGCCCGCTACCCGTTATCGCGCAATGGCCTGTGCGCGGCAACTTTTCGTGTTCGCGCAGGCCGGCGACGCGACGCACGCGGCCACGCTGTTCGACGCGCTGTGCAGCCGCTTCCGCGACACGCGCCACGGCGGCTGGATCTACAGCGTCGACGCGCAGGGCGCGCCGCTCGATACGACCAAGGATCTCTATACGCACGCGTTCATCGTGTTCGCGTGCGCCGCGTGGCATGCGGCGTCGGGCGACGCCGCCGCGCGCACGGTGGCCGAGGAAACCGCCTCGTTGATCCAGGACCGCTTCGCGCCGCGCCCCGGCGACGCGCTGCTCGATGCGGCGCGCCACGCCGATTTCTCGTCATCCGGCAGCGGCGCGCTGCAGAATCCGCTGATGCACCTGACCGAAGCGTGGCTCGCGGCCGCCGACGCATTCGGCGATACGGCGTTCGACGATGCGCTCGCGCGCACCGCGCAGGCCGTCGAGCGCACCTTCGTCGACACGGCGACCGGCTGCGTGGCCGAGTTGCCGCTCGGGGCGGCCGACAACCGCTTCGAGCCCGGCCATCAGTTCGAGTGGTTCTATCTGGTCGATGCGGCCGGCGCACGGCTCGCGCAGACCGGGCTCCCCGGCGCGCTGTCGCGCGCGTTCGCGTTCGCGGAGCAATACGGCGTCGACGCGCAGACGGGCGGCGTCTGCGCGGCGCTCGATGCGCAAGGCGCGTGCATCGACGGCACGCAGCGGATCTGGGCGCAGACCGAATACCTGCGCGCGCTCGCGACGCACGGCGGCACGCCGGCCTCCGCGCCGCTCGCGCAGCAGATCGGGCGCTTCGCCGCGCGCTTCCTGCATCCGCGCGGCTGGTTCGAGTGCAAGACGGCGGACGGGCAGGTGTCGCGCGCCGACATGCCGTCGACGACGCCCTACCATCTCGCGACCGCCTACGCGGCGCTGCCGGCCGGTTCGTAA
- a CDS encoding toxin HicA produces the protein MVSLLTPCAMASDWKILEQMRREPANVRFNDLFKVCEAHFGAARQSGSSQAIFKTPWQGDPRVNIQNDRGKAKAYQVRQVLDAIDRLKEQKS, from the coding sequence ATGGTGTCACTATTGACACCATGCGCTATGGCAAGCGATTGGAAGATCCTCGAACAAATGAGGCGCGAGCCCGCGAATGTGCGATTCAACGATCTGTTCAAGGTCTGCGAGGCACACTTCGGAGCGGCCCGCCAATCCGGTTCAAGCCAGGCCATTTTCAAGACACCGTGGCAAGGCGATCCACGAGTGAATATCCAGAATGATCGCGGGAAAGCGAAGGCGTATCAGGTGCGGCAGGTTCTCGACGCGATCGATCGACTGAAGGAACAGAAATCATGA